Proteins encoded together in one Mannheimia haemolytica window:
- the sdaC gene encoding Serine transporter, which produces MATQSQRFSLTWVLNLFGTAVGAGVLFLPINAGMGGFYPLIIMTLLVGPMTYLAHRGLTRFVLSSKYKGSDITAVVREHFGEQAGKLITLLYFFAIFPILLIYGVGITNTVSSFMENQLHIAPPSRAVLSFMLIAAMIGVMLLSEQVMLKITTCLVYPLVLILLGLSIYLIPQWNTAALQQMPTTGDFFTTLWLTIPVLVFAFNHSPAISSFALSQQKYYQDDKTAEIESAKVLRSTASILVLFVMFFVFSCVLTLTPEELAQAKVQNISILSYLANKFDNPIISYFGPLVAFLAIGSSFFGHYLGAREGLEGLVNQMRKEPIEPSKFRKITAITFLIILWIVATINPSILGFIESLGGPIIAMILFIMPVYAVYKVPALARFKGESGHLFVLVMGCIAISAIVYGLL; this is translated from the coding sequence ATGGCCACTCAATCTCAACGTTTTTCTCTTACTTGGGTACTAAATTTATTTGGTACTGCGGTAGGAGCCGGCGTTTTATTTTTGCCAATTAATGCAGGTATGGGTGGGTTCTACCCACTTATTATTATGACTTTGTTAGTTGGACCAATGACATATTTAGCTCACCGTGGCTTAACACGTTTTGTGCTTTCTTCAAAATACAAAGGGAGCGATATTACGGCTGTTGTTCGTGAACATTTTGGTGAACAGGCTGGTAAATTGATCACGCTACTGTACTTCTTTGCCATTTTTCCGATTTTACTGATTTATGGTGTAGGTATTACCAATACCGTGAGTTCTTTTATGGAGAATCAGCTTCATATCGCGCCACCATCTAGGGCTGTATTATCGTTTATGCTAATAGCTGCTATGATCGGAGTAATGTTATTAAGTGAGCAAGTCATGTTAAAAATCACAACTTGTCTTGTGTATCCATTAGTGTTGATTTTATTGGGCTTATCTATTTATTTAATTCCACAGTGGAATACAGCTGCCTTACAGCAAATGCCAACTACAGGAGACTTCTTTACTACACTTTGGCTGACTATTCCTGTTTTAGTCTTTGCTTTTAACCATTCGCCGGCAATTTCTTCTTTTGCACTTTCTCAACAGAAATATTACCAAGATGACAAGACGGCTGAAATTGAATCAGCTAAAGTATTACGTTCTACTGCCTCTATCTTAGTATTGTTTGTAATGTTCTTTGTATTTAGCTGTGTATTAACTTTGACACCTGAAGAATTAGCACAAGCTAAGGTACAAAATATTTCGATTCTTTCTTACCTTGCGAATAAATTTGATAATCCGATTATTTCCTATTTTGGACCGTTGGTTGCTTTTTTGGCGATTGGTAGCTCTTTCTTTGGGCATTATTTAGGTGCGCGCGAGGGGTTAGAAGGATTGGTTAATCAAATGCGTAAAGAGCCGATTGAGCCAAGCAAATTCCGCAAAATTACCGCTATTACTTTTTTAATCATTTTATGGATTGTTGCGACCATTAATCCAAGCATTTTAGGGTTTATTGAAAGCCTAGGTGGGCCGATTATTGCGATGATCTTGTTTATTATGCCTGTCTATGCGGTTTATAAAGTGCCTGCACTTGCTCGTTTCAAAGGTGAATCTGGGCATTTATTTGTGCTGGTGATGGGCTGTATTGCTATTTCAGCAATAGTATATGGGTTACTGTAA
- the dapA gene encoding Dihydrodipicolinate synthase, with amino-acid sequence MATPLFHGSIVALVTPMTHGEVDYQDLKKLVEYHIQAGSHAIVSVGTTGESTTLSIDENVKVIKKTVEFADGRIPIIAGTGSNATSEAITMTKLLANSGVAGCLSVVPYYNKPTQEGMYLHYKAIAESTDLPQILYNVPGRTGSDLKPETIGRLAKIENIVAVKEATGDLSRLPLIKQLAGEDFIFLSGDDATGFESMKLGGQGVISVTNNVAAADMAKMCELALAGKFSEAEEINNRLMALHHDLFVESNPIPVKWAAYKLGLISEPNLRLPLTTLSESAQPVVLKALQQAGLI; translated from the coding sequence ATGGCGACCCCTTTATTTCACGGTAGTATCGTAGCATTAGTTACACCAATGACTCATGGTGAGGTAGATTATCAGGATTTAAAAAAATTAGTTGAGTATCATATTCAAGCAGGTTCTCACGCTATTGTATCTGTTGGTACAACAGGTGAATCTACCACATTAAGCATTGATGAAAATGTTAAGGTGATTAAGAAAACGGTTGAATTTGCTGATGGACGTATTCCAATTATTGCAGGAACCGGTTCTAATGCGACCAGTGAAGCTATCACTATGACTAAATTATTAGCAAACAGTGGTGTAGCTGGTTGTTTAAGTGTAGTGCCTTATTACAACAAGCCAACGCAAGAGGGGATGTACTTACACTACAAAGCGATTGCAGAAAGTACAGATTTACCACAAATTCTGTATAATGTGCCGGGGCGGACAGGGAGTGATTTAAAACCTGAAACAATCGGTCGCTTAGCGAAAATTGAGAATATTGTTGCTGTGAAAGAAGCAACTGGTGATTTAAGCCGCTTACCTTTAATTAAGCAATTAGCCGGTGAAGATTTTATTTTCTTGAGTGGTGATGATGCTACCGGTTTTGAGTCTATGAAATTAGGTGGTCAAGGGGTGATCTCGGTCACCAATAATGTTGCTGCTGCTGATATGGCAAAAATGTGTGAGTTAGCTCTTGCCGGCAAATTTTCTGAAGCAGAAGAAATTAATAACCGCTTAATGGCGTTACACCATGACTTATTTGTGGAATCTAACCCGATTCCAGTGAAATGGGCAGCTTACAAATTAGGGTTAATTAGTGAACCTAATTTACGTTTACCGCTTACCACACTGTCTGAATCAGCACAGCCTGTAGTGTTAAAAGCATTACAACAAGCGGGCTTAATTTAG
- the htrB gene encoding Lipid A biosynthesis lauroyl acyltransferase, with translation MSEKKQLPPFQTQFLHPKYWGLWLGLGVFKLILCLPYPILVKIGLGLGKLFTKLGFGKRRMRIARRNLELCFPHYSAEKVEELVEENMKSVGMAIIETGMAWFWSDKRILKWSKIEGLEHLTQRDQERGILLVGVHFLTLELGARIIGLHHQGVGVYRPNDNPLLDWIQFRGRVRSNKAMLDRKDVRGMIRALKNGEMIWYAPDHDYGRRNSVFVPFFAVEETCTTAGSYMLLRSAPKSLVIPFSPMRNLDYSGYTVKVSPAVDFSQCQNEVETAILMNRVVEREIMAALTQYMWLHRRFKTRPNEGDQSLYD, from the coding sequence ATGAGTGAGAAAAAACAGTTACCTCCATTCCAGACACAATTTTTACACCCTAAATATTGGGGATTGTGGCTCGGTTTAGGTGTTTTTAAGTTAATTTTATGTTTGCCTTATCCTATTTTAGTAAAAATTGGTCTGGGACTAGGTAAATTGTTTACTAAATTGGGTTTTGGTAAACGTCGTATGCGTATTGCTCGCCGTAATTTAGAGCTCTGTTTTCCCCATTACTCTGCTGAGAAAGTAGAGGAATTAGTCGAAGAAAATATGAAATCGGTTGGAATGGCGATTATTGAAACCGGTATGGCTTGGTTTTGGTCGGATAAACGTATTCTTAAATGGTCTAAAATCGAAGGGCTAGAGCATTTAACACAGCGTGATCAGGAAAGGGGTATTTTACTTGTAGGGGTGCATTTTCTGACTTTAGAACTCGGTGCAAGAATTATTGGGCTGCATCATCAAGGAGTAGGGGTTTATCGACCGAATGATAATCCATTATTAGATTGGATACAGTTTCGAGGACGTGTTCGCTCAAATAAAGCAATGTTAGACCGTAAAGATGTGCGTGGAATGATTCGAGCTTTAAAAAATGGCGAGATGATATGGTATGCGCCTGATCACGATTATGGAAGACGAAATAGCGTTTTTGTACCATTTTTTGCAGTGGAGGAAACTTGTACTACTGCGGGTAGTTATATGTTACTTCGTTCTGCCCCAAAGAGTTTAGTGATCCCGTTTAGCCCGATGCGAAATTTGGACTATTCAGGCTACACAGTAAAAGTCAGTCCTGCCGTTGATTTTAGTCAATGTCAAAATGAAGTTGAAACGGCTATTTTAATGAATCGGGTGGTAGAACGTGAAATTATGGCTGCGCTAACTCAATATATGTGGCTACATCGCCGTTTTAAAACTCGCCCAAATGAAGGTGATCAAAGCCTATATGATTAA